From Sphingorhabdus sp. SMR4y:
AAGGAAGAGCATGTGGCACGTCGTGCCATGCCGCCCCCAACGCCGGCAGCCCGGACCCATGCCGCACAACAGGCGCGGCAACCCAAGCATGACGGCCCGAAAATCGTTTCCGTCGGCCCCGGCGGCTTCCTTCGCCAGGGGCCTGGCGACCAGCAGGCGCCGATTCCGCCCGCACCGCCACGCCGTCTGGTTCCGGCCAAGCCGAGCGAGGAAATCGCCGACAAGACCAGTCTGCTCGACCTCAACGACAAAATCTGTCGCTGGCCGATCAACCATCCGGGCGAACCCGATTTTCATTTCTGTGGCGAGGAAGTGAATCCGGGATTCCCCTATTGCGTCGAACATTGCGGCCGGGCGTTCCAGGCCCAACTGCCACGTGGCGCTCGTCGTGCGCCTCCGCCGCTGCCATTTGGCGGCCCGCGGGTTCGCTAGACAAACGACCAGATCACGAGAATTTACGGTCCGCTGGCAAGAGACATCATAAGTCTCTTGCCAGTGTGACTCCTGCGCTCTTATAGGATCGAACATGTCTGATGATCTGTTCGGTTCCAACCCGCCAAGCCAATCCAAATCCGGTGACTATGATGCCTCGGCCATCGAGGTTCTCGAGGGGCTGGAACCCGTCCGCAAACGTCCCGGCATGTATATTGGCGGGGTCGACGAGCGCGCGCTCCACCATCTCGCGGCCGAAGTCATTGACAACAGCATGGACGAAGCGGTGGCCGGCCATGCCAGCCGGATCGAGATCACGCTGGACGCCGACAACCGTCTGACGGTCAGCGACAATGGTCGCGGCATTCCGGTCGACCCGCATCCGAAATTTCCCGGGAAATCGGCGCTTGAAGTGATCATGACGACGCTCCACTCGGGCGGCAAGTTCTCCGACAAGGCCTACGCCACTTCCGGTGGCCTGCACGGTGTGGGCGTGTCCGTGGTCAATGCCCTGTCATCCGAAACGATTGTTGAAGTGGCGCGCAACAAAACGCTGTATCGCCAGTCCTTTTCCCAGGGCGTGGCTACTTCCGCACTGGAAGAAGTCGGCACCACCCCGAACCGTCGCGGCACCAGCATATCTTTCATTCCCGACTCCGAGATTTTCGGCGAAGGCAACAAGTTCAAACCCTCGCGGCTGTTCAAGCTTGCCCGCTCCAAGGCCTATCTCTACGCCGGCGTCGAGATCCGCTGGAAATGCGACGAGAGTCAGGTCAGCGATGATGTTCCCGCAGAAGCGGTGTTTCAGTTCCCCGGCGGCCTTTCCGATCATTTGCGCGAACAACTTGCCGGACGCGAATGCGTCACCACCGACTTCTTTGCCGGCAATCAGGAGTTTCCCGACAGCCAGGGCCGTGTCGAATGGGCGATTACCTGGCCGATCTGGACCGACGGCAGCTACAGCTGGTATTGCAACACCATTCCCACGCCAAATGGCGGCACCCACGAAACCGGCCTGCGCAACGCTCTCGTCAAGGGACTGCGCAATTTTGGCGAGCTGGTGCAGATCAAGAAGGCGTCCCAGCTGACCGCCGACGACATCATTTCCGGTGGTGAAATGATGCTCTCCGTCTTCATCCGCGATCCGCAATTCCAGAGCCAGACCAAGGACCGGCTGACCTCTCCGGAAGCGTCAAAGCTCGTCGAAAATGCCGTCCGCGACCATTTCGACCATTTCCTTACCGACAATATGGACCGCGGCAAGGCCTTGCTCGGATTTGTCATGGAGCGGATGGACGAACGGCTGAAGCGCAAGGCCGAACGCGAGGTCAAGCGCAAGACCGCGACCTCGGGCCGCAAGGTCCGTCTGCCTGGCAAGCTGACCGATTGTTCGATCGGCGATCCGGAAGGCACCGAATTGTTCATCGTCGAAGGCGACAGCGCTGGCGGCTCGGCCAAGCAGGCCCGCGAACGCAAGACCCAGGCGATCCTGCCGATCCGCGGCAAGATTCTCAACGTGGCTTCGGCCAATAACGCCAAGATCATGGCCAACAGCGAGATTGCCGACCTGATCCTCGCGCTCGGCTGCGGCACCCGCAAGGATTGCCAGCCCGACAATCTCCGTTACGAGCGGGTGATCATCATGACCGACGCCGATGTCGACGGCGCCCATATCGCGACCCTGTTGATGACCTTCTTCTTTCAGGAAATGCCGGAGCTGGTCCGCCGCGGCCATCTCTATCTGGCCCGGCCACCGCTTTATCGCATCAGCGCTGGCGGCAAGAGTCTCTATGCGCAGGATGATGCGGCCCGGGCGAAAATCGAGAGCGGACCGTTCAAGGGCAAGAAAGTCGACGTCAGCCGGTTCAAGGGTCTTGGCGAGATGAATCCTTCGCAGCTGCGCGAAACGACCATGGACCCGGATACAAGATCGCTGTTCAAGGTCACGCTGCCGCCGGAATATGAACAACGCGCAAGCGTCAAGGAACTGGTCGACCGGCTGATGGGCAAGAATCCGGAACATCGGTTCAACTTCATCCAGCAAAATGCGGCCAGCCTTGATGAAGATGTGATCGACGCCTAGTGACCACGGTCTGAGCCAGAATAGCAGCGGGAGATGATGGTGCGGTACCTCTTTGTTTTCGCGCTCTGTCTTTTCTCCGCTTCACAGGCCTTTCCGTCAAACCCTGCGAATGCACAGACGCAAACGCCACAATCTCCTCAGCTTTCCAGTCGCGCCCATGATGTGCTGCGCCTGCTCCGGGGCGAGACAATAGAGGCAGAGGTATTCGACGAAAATTTCCGCAACGCCGTGCCCCCTGCCCGGTTCCGCGACCTCGTCCGGCAAGTGACGGAACAGCGCGGACCGCCACTGGCCATATCGTCCATCGATGCGCGAAACGGCAATGCGGCTATTCTCAAGATCCGCTACGCACGCTCCATCGCAACCGTCAACATCGACCTTGAGACAGATGCACCCCATCGCATATCGGGACTGCAGCTCACCGGTTTTGAAGCCATTGGCGATACGATCGGCGAAGTCCTGGCGGCGATTGACGCTCTTCCCGGGCGTCAGGGCATATTGATCCAGCCGCTGGATGAGCCCGGCCTGCCCCCCACAGCCGCGCTTGATCCTGATGGACGCTATGCCATCGCCTCAACGGTCAAACTCTATATATTGGCCGAGCTCGACCGGTCGATACAGGCGGGCGAGAGGCAATGGTCCGACGTCGTGCAGCTGGGGCCGAAATCGCATCCGTCCGGTATCAGCCAGAACTGGCCCGACCGGTCACCGGTCACGCTGCACACGCTGGCGACGCTGATGATCTCGATCAGCGACAATAGCGCTACCGACTCATTGATCCGGATCATCGGACAGGATGGTCTGGCCAATATCGTGCGGGCTTCTGGCCACCACAATCCGGACGAACTTCAACCGCTGCTGATGACGCGCCAGGCATCCACCCTGAAAATGCCGGTCCACGCAGAACGGCGCGAACAATATCTGAACGGCAGCCCGGCCGAACGCGAGCAGCTGCTGGCAGAGTTCGACAGCGCCCTGACCCTGGACAGCCTCGATTCCCGCATATTGACCCACAAGCCCCTTTTCATCGATCAGCTGGAATGGTTTGCAAGCCCGGCGGATGTCGTCCGGTTACTCGACTATCTGCGTCTGAACGCAAGCAACGAGGCCCGACAAATATTGGCGATCAACCCCGGTATCGGAAAGGCTGCTGCGGAAAAATGGGAATATTTCGGTTACAAGGGCGGATCGGAACCCGGCGTGCTGTCCCTGAATTTCCTCTTGCGGTCTAAGACAGGGGGGAATTACGCCGTCTCCGTTAACTGGAACGATAAGGAACTGTCGCTGCAGGAAAGCGACCTGCTGTCTCTGACCACGCGCATGGTGAACCTGTTGGCAGAGCAATAGGCGGCAAGCCAGCAGGCTATGCGCCAGCCAGAGCCTCGACCAGCGCCTTCACCTTTTTCTGTCTCCACTGCGGCAGTGGTGCCATCAACCAGTAACCGCGCGACGAGACGCTATCCTCACCAATAATCTCGATCCGGCCCGCCGCCAGATCGCGCTGAACCAGCATTTTCGGCACCCAAGCATAGCCGAAACCATTGGCCGCCGCCTCGATTGCCAGGCCGCCATCGGCCACGCGCATCAGGGTTTCCTCGCCTTCAGAAATCGGGCAGCCGGGCCAGTCGATCTTGTTACCGCCCTTGAAACCCGGCGCGGCGACCTTCACAAACACGGTATCGCCGAGCATCTTGCCCTCATGCTGCCCCGGCCCGTCGCCAAGCCAGATCGCCACATCGAGATTGGCTTCGGTAAAATCGATTTCATTGTCGGCGGCCACCAGCGCGAAACTGGTATCGGGATTATCGGCGGAAAAGACAGACAGGCGCTGGTTGAGCCATTTCTGGGTAAAGTCGCGCGGTGCCGCGATCGTAAGCTTGTGCGACGACTGGCCCGATTGCATGGCCCGGACGGCTTCCTCGAACTGCAGAAAACCGGAGCGCAGGGCATCAAGGCCCGCAGCCGCTTCGTCGGTCAGTTCCAGGCCCTTGGGCGTGCGGCGAAACATCACCACGCCGAGCATATCTTCCAGCGCCCGGATCTGCTGGCCCACAGCCGCCGGTGTCACGGCCAGCTCGTCAGCCGCCTTGGTAAAGCTGAGATGTCGCGCAGCCGCGTCCAGCACCCGCAGCCCGTTGAGTGGCAAATGGGTGCGCTTCATTGTTCGACCGTCGGTTCGGTGAGCGGGAATTGGGGAATGCGGACTTCGAAGGCCGGTGGCGTGCTGCCAACCATGACAAAATACCCTTCCATCGAACCATTTGGCGTATTGAGCGGGCAACCGGAGACATAGTCATGCGATTTCCCTGGCCGGATGACCGGCTGTTCGCCGACCACACCGTCTCCGTCGACCATCTGCATTCCGCCCCGCGCGTCGCTGATCTGCCAATGCCGCGTCAGCAACTGCACCGCCGTGTCGCGATGGTTCTCGATCCGTATGTGATAGGCCCAGAACCAGCGGCTTCCATCAATATCGGACTGTTCCGGAAGGAATGTGACCGATACACGCACGGTCACCCCTTCGGTCGTCTCGGCAAAGGGAAAGAATGATTCCATGAGCATGATATAGAGTTAAAGCCCGACCGACGAAAGGGCCTGATCAAGATCACCGATCAAATCAATCGGATCTTCCAGCCCGACATTGATCCGCAACATATCCTCGGTGATACCGATTTCCACGCGTGCCTCTTCGCCCAGTCCATGGTGGGTGGTCGAGGCCGGGTGGCACATCAGAGACCGGCTGTCGCCAATATTGTTCGAAATATCGATTAAGTTCAATGCGTTGAGTAGAGCGTGCGCCCGGGCCCGGCCACCGCCGACATAGAGCGAAAAGATCGGTCCGGCAGCCTCCATCTGGCTCATCGCCAGATTATGCTGCGGGTGGCTTGGCAGCCCCGGGTGCAATATTTTCTCTACCCGCTGCTCCAAAAACTTGCCCACTTCGACCGCGTTGTTGCTCTGTCGCCGGATGCGCAGATCGAGCGTTTCCAGACCTTTGAGCACAACCCAGGCATTGAACGCGCTCAGGGTCGGCCCGGTGTTGCGGGTAAAGGCAAGCAGCGGGCCTTCGATAAATTCTTCCGTCCCGCAGACTGCCCCAGCAAGAACACGGCCCTGCCCGTCCATCATCTTGGTGGCGCTATAGGCGACCACATCGGCGCCATAGTCCATCGGTCGCTGCAGCACATTGGTGGCAAAAGCATTGTCGACCACGCTGGTGATGCCTTTGGATCGCGCCAGATCACAGACGTTACGGATATCGATCACATCCATTGTCGGGTTGGCCGGCGTCTCGAAAAAGAAGACCTTGGTCTTCGGCGTGATCGCCTTTTCCCAATTCTCGATATCGCGGCCATCAACCACGGTCGTGTCGATGCCGAATTTGGGCAACAGGCTGTCGGTCAGCCAGCGACAGGAACCGAACAGGGCGCGACTGGCGACGACATGATCGCCCGCTTCCAGCTGGCACAACAAGGCCGCGGTCATCGCCGCCATGCCCGATGCGGTGGCGCGGCAGGCTTCCGCGCCTTCCATGATCGCAATCCGCTCTTCCAGCATCTGCACCGTCGGATTTTGCAGGCGGCTGTAGGTCATGCCGTCCTGCTCGCCGTTAAAGCGGGCTGCGGCATCCTCAGCGCAGTCGTAGCTATAGCCAGATGTCAGGAACAGGGCTTCGGATGTCTCGCCAAATTCGCTGCGCATCGTGCCGCTGCGGATCGCCTGCGTCGCCGGACGCCAGTCCTTGGTGATTTCGCGATTTCGCCCGGTATTTCTCTTCATGTCTCTGTCCTAGCCGCCCGTCAGTTGCGCGACAATAGCGTCGCCGATGTCCGTGGTTGATGCCGTGCCGCCAAGATCGTGGCCAAGCACGCCCTGCGCCAGCACCGCAGCAACCGCTGCTTCGATGCGGCTGGCTTCGGCTTCCATGCCGAAACTGTGGCGCAGCATCATCGCTGCCGACAATATCATCGCCGAGGGATTGGCGATCCCCTGCCCGGCGATATCCGGCGCGCTGCCATGGATCGGTTCATAAAGGCCCTGGGTGCCTTCGCCAAGCGAGGCAGAGGCAAGCAGGCCGATCGAACCAACGCACATGCTGGCCTGATCGGACAGAATGTCGCCGAACAGATTGCCGGTCACCACCACGTCAAACTGGCCCGGATTGCGCACCAGCTGCATCGCCGCATTGTCGACATACATATGGCTGAGCTCGACTTCCGGATAATCTGCCGACAGTTCGATCATCACGTCGCGCCACAGCTGCGATGTTTCCAGGACATTGGCCTTGTCGACCGAGCAGAGCCGCTTGCCGCGCCCCATGGCGGTCTTGAAGGCGACATGGCCGATCCGCCGGACTTCGCTCTCGTCATAAGACATGATGTCATAGCCTTCACGCAGGCCATCGGCCGTCTTGCGCATGCCCTTCTCGCCAAAATAGACATCGCCATTCAGTTCCCGGACGATCACTACATCAATGCTACGCGCGATTTCGGGCTTCAGACCGGAGGCATCTTCCATACCCGGAAACATTTTTGCCGGTCGCAAATTGGCAAATGTCTGCATCGCCTTGCGCAGGCCGAGCACCGCCTGTTCAGGGCGCAAGTGGCGTTCGAGAGTATCGCAGGAAGGATCGCCGACCGCGCCGAACAGCACGGCATCGGCGGCCTCCACCAGTTCCAGCGTTTCCGGCGGCAACGGGTGACCGTGTTTGTGATAGGCCACACCGCCGACATCGCCGTGATCGAGACAGAGATCGGGCAAGTCCATCGCTCCCAGCACGCGCAGCGCCTCGACCATGATTTCCTGACCAATGCCGTCACCGGCGAGCACTGCAATATGCATGAGAGTTCCTTCCTGTAATCGCGCCGCTTCCTGCCGAGAATCGCGCGGTTAGGCAACCACCCTTTTCAATCGATCGACCAACACCGTTCGCGCCGCCATCACATCCTTGCGGCGGTCGTCAAAAAAATGGCGCTTCAGGAAGAAGCCGGTGACCCGCAGACCATCGAAAATATCATCCCATTCGGCGTCGGCAGCCCCTTTCAGAAGGGCGGGAAGCGGGAGCAGACGCTGCTTATATTCCTGCCCTGCAAAAGCGCTGACCGCAGTGGCGCTCTTCGGGCTGATATAGACCAGATCCTCCGCTGCTCCCGTCACCGCACATTTGTCCAGCGTCAGACCAAATCCCAGTTCCGAGAGCAACAGCAGTTCATAGCGCACCAGAGCCACTGCCCAGCCCTTTGCAGACGGCGCGCCGCAAATCGCATCCAGCAGCGCCGAGAGAGCTGAATACAGCTGCGG
This genomic window contains:
- a CDS encoding GcrA family cell cycle regulator; protein product: MAWTDERIDSLKKMWEKGLTASQIAEELGGVSRNAVIGKAHRLGLKSRPSPVKAKPQTKKAAKPAAKPKKPPTKSPTAAKPKEEHVARRAMPPPTPAARTHAAQQARQPKHDGPKIVSVGPGGFLRQGPGDQQAPIPPAPPRRLVPAKPSEEIADKTSLLDLNDKICRWPINHPGEPDFHFCGEEVNPGFPYCVEHCGRAFQAQLPRGARRAPPPLPFGGPRVR
- the parE gene encoding DNA topoisomerase IV subunit B, producing the protein MSDDLFGSNPPSQSKSGDYDASAIEVLEGLEPVRKRPGMYIGGVDERALHHLAAEVIDNSMDEAVAGHASRIEITLDADNRLTVSDNGRGIPVDPHPKFPGKSALEVIMTTLHSGGKFSDKAYATSGGLHGVGVSVVNALSSETIVEVARNKTLYRQSFSQGVATSALEEVGTTPNRRGTSISFIPDSEIFGEGNKFKPSRLFKLARSKAYLYAGVEIRWKCDESQVSDDVPAEAVFQFPGGLSDHLREQLAGRECVTTDFFAGNQEFPDSQGRVEWAITWPIWTDGSYSWYCNTIPTPNGGTHETGLRNALVKGLRNFGELVQIKKASQLTADDIISGGEMMLSVFIRDPQFQSQTKDRLTSPEASKLVENAVRDHFDHFLTDNMDRGKALLGFVMERMDERLKRKAEREVKRKTATSGRKVRLPGKLTDCSIGDPEGTELFIVEGDSAGGSAKQARERKTQAILPIRGKILNVASANNAKIMANSEIADLILALGCGTRKDCQPDNLRYERVIIMTDADVDGAHIATLLMTFFFQEMPELVRRGHLYLARPPLYRISAGGKSLYAQDDAARAKIESGPFKGKKVDVSRFKGLGEMNPSQLRETTMDPDTRSLFKVTLPPEYEQRASVKELVDRLMGKNPEHRFNFIQQNAASLDEDVIDA
- a CDS encoding serine hydrolase, yielding MMVRYLFVFALCLFSASQAFPSNPANAQTQTPQSPQLSSRAHDVLRLLRGETIEAEVFDENFRNAVPPARFRDLVRQVTEQRGPPLAISSIDARNGNAAILKIRYARSIATVNIDLETDAPHRISGLQLTGFEAIGDTIGEVLAAIDALPGRQGILIQPLDEPGLPPTAALDPDGRYAIASTVKLYILAELDRSIQAGERQWSDVVQLGPKSHPSGISQNWPDRSPVTLHTLATLMISISDNSATDSLIRIIGQDGLANIVRASGHHNPDELQPLLMTRQASTLKMPVHAERREQYLNGSPAEREQLLAEFDSALTLDSLDSRILTHKPLFIDQLEWFASPADVVRLLDYLRLNASNEARQILAINPGIGKAAAEKWEYFGYKGGSEPGVLSLNFLLRSKTGGNYAVSVNWNDKELSLQESDLLSLTTRMVNLLAEQ
- a CDS encoding LysR family transcriptional regulator, whose product is MKRTHLPLNGLRVLDAAARHLSFTKAADELAVTPAAVGQQIRALEDMLGVVMFRRTPKGLELTDEAAAGLDALRSGFLQFEEAVRAMQSGQSSHKLTIAAPRDFTQKWLNQRLSVFSADNPDTSFALVAADNEIDFTEANLDVAIWLGDGPGQHEGKMLGDTVFVKVAAPGFKGGNKIDWPGCPISEGEETLMRVADGGLAIEAAANGFGYAWVPKMLVQRDLAAGRIEIIGEDSVSSRGYWLMAPLPQWRQKKVKALVEALAGA
- the apaG gene encoding Co2+/Mg2+ efflux protein ApaG; the encoded protein is MESFFPFAETTEGVTVRVSVTFLPEQSDIDGSRWFWAYHIRIENHRDTAVQLLTRHWQISDARGGMQMVDGDGVVGEQPVIRPGKSHDYVSGCPLNTPNGSMEGYFVMVGSTPPAFEVRIPQFPLTEPTVEQ
- a CDS encoding trans-sulfuration enzyme family protein, producing the protein MKRNTGRNREITKDWRPATQAIRSGTMRSEFGETSEALFLTSGYSYDCAEDAAARFNGEQDGMTYSRLQNPTVQMLEERIAIMEGAEACRATASGMAAMTAALLCQLEAGDHVVASRALFGSCRWLTDSLLPKFGIDTTVVDGRDIENWEKAITPKTKVFFFETPANPTMDVIDIRNVCDLARSKGITSVVDNAFATNVLQRPMDYGADVVAYSATKMMDGQGRVLAGAVCGTEEFIEGPLLAFTRNTGPTLSAFNAWVVLKGLETLDLRIRRQSNNAVEVGKFLEQRVEKILHPGLPSHPQHNLAMSQMEAAGPIFSLYVGGGRARAHALLNALNLIDISNNIGDSRSLMCHPASTTHHGLGEEARVEIGITEDMLRINVGLEDPIDLIGDLDQALSSVGL
- the leuB gene encoding 3-isopropylmalate dehydrogenase, whose protein sequence is MHIAVLAGDGIGQEIMVEALRVLGAMDLPDLCLDHGDVGGVAYHKHGHPLPPETLELVEAADAVLFGAVGDPSCDTLERHLRPEQAVLGLRKAMQTFANLRPAKMFPGMEDASGLKPEIARSIDVVIVRELNGDVYFGEKGMRKTADGLREGYDIMSYDESEVRRIGHVAFKTAMGRGKRLCSVDKANVLETSQLWRDVMIELSADYPEVELSHMYVDNAAMQLVRNPGQFDVVVTGNLFGDILSDQASMCVGSIGLLASASLGEGTQGLYEPIHGSAPDIAGQGIANPSAMILSAAMMLRHSFGMEAEASRIEAAVAAVLAQGVLGHDLGGTASTTDIGDAIVAQLTGG
- the recO gene encoding DNA repair protein RecO; this encodes MPNLRTIAIICSVRSHGEHGAVVRSLTPENGLMSGYVRGAHSRMMRPVLIPSNIVQADYRSRTEDQLASMTAELQLSRGPFLGEPLASAALDWVTALTAAILPEEHSYPQLYSALSALLDAICGAPSAKGWAVALVRYELLLLSELGFGLTLDKCAVTGAAEDLVYISPKSATAVSAFAGQEYKQRLLPLPALLKGAADAEWDDIFDGLRVTGFFLKRHFFDDRRKDVMAARTVLVDRLKRVVA